The DNA window TAAGAGAAAGCGTTTGCGGCAGGCTCTGCCGTCAAAAGCCCGCCTGGCGCTGAAAATGAAACCGAAACACTCAAAAGCAGACGCTTGAACCAGGCGCTCATGTTAGAACACGTGAGTGTGACGAAAAGATATCTTTCCATTTCGCTGGCGGTGGGAGTTCTGGCCCTGCTTGACGCTGCAAACGTGGCTCCGGTGGCCGCGCAGTCGAACCCGGGGGACTACGCCCGTTCGATTGTCTTCGACGGGCGGACGCGCACCTACAACGTCCACGTTCCACCGAGTTATGTTGCAGGTTCGGCAGTCCCGCTGGTCATGGACTTTCATGGCTATACTTCGAACAGCAATGAGCAAGCCGCCATGTCGGGGTTCCGTGAGGTTTCAGACGCGGAAAATTTCATCGTCGCTTACCCGCAAGGTCTCGGCAATTCCTGGAACGCCGCGACGTTTTGCTGCGGCGACGCGTGGGCTGCGGGGCTCGACGATGTGGGTTTGGCGCTGGCGATCGTCGAGGCGATCTCGGTCGAATTCACAGTAAATCCCGAACGGGTCTACGCCACGGGCCTCTCGAATGGTGGCGCTCTCTCGCATCGTCTCGCCTGTGAGGCGAGTGAAGTCTTTGCAGCCACGGCGCCTGTAGCTTTTCCGCTTGGAATTCTTCCGCTCACGGCATGCGAGCCATCTCGACCCATCACGGTGGCTCATTTCCACGGGCTTGGGGATTCGGTCGTTCCTTACGCGGGCACGTTCTGGGCACCCGCGTCGCAAGAGAGTTTTGCAAGCTGGGCGGAAAAGAATCAGTGCGCAGGTTCACCAGTCGTGAACGGGCCCTGCGAGACGTTTACGCAGTGCGCCGACGGAGTGGAGACGACATTATGTAGCCTGAACGGGGACCATATCATCTACGACAATTCAAATAACTTCTCGATTGCATCATATGCCTGGAACATTCTCTCTCGATTCACGCTCTCGCAAGATGAGCCAAACGAAGCAACGGCGGTGGCGGGCAATAGCCTCCTCATCAAGGACAAGACCGACGCTACGCGGCGCAAGATCGTTCTTTCGCTCAAGGATCCCGCCATCGACACGTCCCCCGAATCGGGCATCAACCCCGCCTTGGGTGGCCTGACGGTGAAGTTCTACAATGCCGCAGGCGGTAACGACGTTGCCTGCTACGACCTTCCCGCGGGGGAAGCATGGCGCCAAAGCGGTTCCATCACTGGCCCGACTTACAACTACAGAGATTCCCAGGCACGGTTCGGGCCCTGCCGTTCGGTGACCATCAAGGATGGTCAGCAGCTGCGCATCACGTGCGCGGGCCGCCGCGCACCTATTACCTACTCGCTCAATGAACCCGCGCAGGAGGCCGTAGCGGTGCGGGTCGAAAGTGGGGATACGGCTTATTGTGCAGTTTTCGGTGGCATAGTGATCAGTGATTCCGGCATCGAGCCACTGAGCCCCCGGGGTAAGGGACTCTTCAAGGCGAAGCTCGCTCCATCACCCGCGTCCTGTCCGCCGGCACCGCCCTGCCCCTAGCAAGCTGATGTCCTGCGCCCCCGCAGGTCAAACCGCAATGCGTGGGTCAGAGGCAGAGGTAAACGAGGACCCCAACGCGATGGCCAGCGTCCGAATCGAGATCTTCATGGGGCTGCACCTGAGTTCGTGGGCGCGGCTTGTGGCTTCCAAACGCTCTCCCGGGAGCTCTCTGCGCGTCAAGATGAGGGTTTGATGCCTGACGCGCAAACGCAGAAACGCCGTGCTTGGCCCGCTTGATAAGCAGGCCGCAGACAGCGCTTGGAGAGTTCGAGTTGTGCCCCTCATTTTGATTCACACGTGATGACGCCAGCGATTCTCTCGCTGTGCATGTGCTGATTCTGATTGGTAGCCGCAGGTTTTCCCGATCGCGGAGTGAGCTGTGCAACCTCAGGGCAAGTAGGGGTTGGGCTAATGAAAGAGGGTTGCGTAAAAAAAACTTGATGTGCACTACAGTCATGGCGTTGTAAAAAGTCCATTAAATCGAATATGATATAGATCTTTTTGAAAAGTGCCCCATGGATATACGGATAGCCGACAGAAAGCCTCTTTTTGGCTCCAAGACGACTTAACGGCGCTTTACCGGACGTATGCGTGCGCCTCTTTCTGCCTCATGAACGGATGAAGAGCCTCTCATACAAGTGGGTGTTCGTACTCATCGCGTTAGCGGTCGCGATCTTCTTTGGCATCACCGACCCTGTTCTTCCCGCCTGGGGCGCTAGACAGTACCGTTCGAGAGGCGGTACTCGACCTAAACGGCTTATTTGCCCGGGTTGCCGGGTAGCCTCCACCGCGAATCCTAGATCCAGGTCCGGTTTTCGGGTCCCAGCGGCCGCGGCGCAGCGGCTGGGCGGCTTCGGCCGATCGTCCGCTCCGGCATGGCGCGTTGGTCCGTTGCTCTCATGACTGCGACGCCTACCGCGATTCGATTGCTATAACGATTCTGGGGCCGCGGTCGCAGTCCCGGCGTCAACAGGACGCGCAGCGCCCGCGCAGGACGACGTCCTGAACATCGCGGATCTGCGAGCTCGCCTTGCCCAGCATCGGGATCTTGAGAGTCGGTAGGCAAACAACTTCGCCGCAGTGGTTGCAGAGGAAGTGCGGGTGCTCCCTGTCTGCCTTCGGGCGATCCGCGCGGCTCTCGAAGCGCCCGACGTGATCCCCTAGCTCCACACGACTCGCGAGGCCCACTCCGACCAGGTCGTTGAGGTTGCGGTACATCATCGCTCAGTCGAACCCGAGGGGAACGAGCTCCTCGGCGAGGTCGGCGTGACTCAGGGGCTACTTGGTGACCTCGAGGCGGCCCAGCACTTCAAGGCGCGGAATCGTGGCCCGGAGTCACGTGCTCGCGAATCTGTTCGCGGAGGCGGTTGGGGCGTGTCTCCGCTCCTTCGCCCGTCGTCTTGCCGGCGCGTTTCAAGGCCCACCTGGAAATCGAGTTGGGGGTCGTTCGGCAAGATTCCCACTGCGACTTCCTCGCGAATAGGATTCGGACGAGACGAGCTCGATGGTGCGCTGGCGGTCACCTGGGCATGCAAGGACGGGACCAGGGCAGGCGGCGGTGGATTGCCGCGCTGGGAGCACTCGCGCTCTTTGCCGTCTTCACGCCGGGCGGCGTCGTCCACGAGTACGACCACAGCTCGGGTCCAACCGTCCCTGGACCCCCAGGCGAGGATCCGCTCGACTAGGTCGCCCAATATGGGCTTTATATCCGTCGGGTATGCCACGGAAGCTCGCAGGGAAGGACCGGACTTCGAAGCCGGGAGTGTTTGTGGGCCGAAAGGCGCTCCTGGATCGATTCGACGCGAACTTGCGCCAGGTTCGGTCTGGTCAGGGTCGCTTCATCTCGGTCATCGGCGCCCCCGGCATCGGCAAAGCGACTCTCGTGCAGAACGTCTGCGCGCGCGCGCGCGAGCAGGGGCTCCGTGTGGCGCAAAGCCGCTGTCAGGAGAGAACGGCGGCGCATCCCTTCTGGGCGTGGACCCAGATCCTGCGGGACCTGCCCGACACACAGTACGCGACAAGAATCGAGGCGTTTGGGGCTGCACGCAGCGGCCACGCGAGCGAGCGCAGCGACGCACCATTTGCACTCGCCCATGCCAACGACGAGGCACGGCTCGAACTCTTCGACGAAATCTCCGGCTTCATCCAGCGTACCGCCCTGCAACAGCCGCTCGTTTGCGTGTTCGAAAATGTTCAATGGGCGGACAAGGCCTCCGCCCTTCTGCTCGGGTTCGCAGCCCGCGAATTGGCCCGCGTGCCCCTTCTTCTCCTCTCGACCCACGACTCCGCCGACGCCGACGCCGACGCCGCGGATCGCAGCCTCGACTCGATTCGCTCGTGGTCCCACGAGCACACCCGCGAAGAGATTCATCTCGAGGGCCTTGATCCGACCGAGGCGAGAACGTTCGTGGGCCACGTTGCGGGCCGAATAATCCCGGAGTCCGAGATGGCGCCCCTCGTGGCCAACGCCGGGGGAAACCCGCTCTTCCTGCGCGAGGCGGCGCGAGACCACCTCGACGGCGATCGAGGCACGGAAGGAACCACCGCCCACGATCCACCCCGAGGTGAAACGCGCCATGCGGGGTCGCCTGAGGACTACCACTCCCTCGTTCTTCAGCGGGTCGCCAGACTCGAAGCTGCAACCCGGCATCTCTTGAAGGCGGCCGCCATTGTGGGCGAACGTTTCGAAGTCTCCATGGTATCGAAGATGCTCGGGCAGAACACCGAAACCCTGCTGGAGCACGCCGCGGTCATCGCTGCGCTGGACGAGGCGTGCGTAGCCGACCTGACGCAACCAGTCCCTGGAAAGTTGACGCACTATCAGTTCACACACTCCCTGATTCGCAAAGCGCTCTGTCGAGCGATGCAGCCCAGTGAGCGTCGTGAGCTACATCGCCGCGCGGTCCTCGCGCTCGAATCCGAAAC is part of the Candidatus Binatia bacterium genome and encodes:
- a CDS encoding transcriptional repressor, with the protein product MMYRNLNDLVGVGLASRVELGDHVGRFESRADRPKADREHPHFLCNHCGEVVCLPTLKIPMLGKASSQIRDVQDVVLRGRCASC
- a CDS encoding PHB depolymerase family esterase, translated to MNQALMLEHVSVTKRYLSISLAVGVLALLDAANVAPVAAQSNPGDYARSIVFDGRTRTYNVHVPPSYVAGSAVPLVMDFHGYTSNSNEQAAMSGFREVSDAENFIVAYPQGLGNSWNAATFCCGDAWAAGLDDVGLALAIVEAISVEFTVNPERVYATGLSNGGALSHRLACEASEVFAATAPVAFPLGILPLTACEPSRPITVAHFHGLGDSVVPYAGTFWAPASQESFASWAEKNQCAGSPVVNGPCETFTQCADGVETTLCSLNGDHIIYDNSNNFSIASYAWNILSRFTLSQDEPNEATAVAGNSLLIKDKTDATRRKIVLSLKDPAIDTSPESGINPALGGLTVKFYNAAGGNDVACYDLPAGEAWRQSGSITGPTYNYRDSQARFGPCRSVTIKDGQQLRITCAGRRAPITYSLNEPAQEAVAVRVESGDTAYCAVFGGIVISDSGIEPLSPRGKGLFKAKLAPSPASCPPAPPCP